From Corvus moneduloides isolate bCorMon1 chromosome 9, bCorMon1.pri, whole genome shotgun sequence:
GTGTCCAAAGATGCCTATCCTGGCACATGagagctgagcagcaccagtatttttcctgctgcagctgtgaatagtaaagaaggaaaaggggtCAGTCCCCTGTGGGGACAGATTTGCTGTGAGTATTTCAGAAACTCCATTGGAAGGAACTAAAGGGGGGGGGAAGTGAAGGGTGGAAAGGGCAGTATCAGCCTTCAAAGTGccattttctcagttttctagCAAGTGTTGTGAACTgaagtttgtttttgtttcagtgttttctccTTTACCTATATCATTTATCCTATTTAAACTCCACAGCTCAGGGGAGGGTGcagagaagatggagccagacCCTTCCTGGAGGCACGCAGTGGAAGGAGGGGCAGCAGTAGGCAGCAGCTTATACAAGGGAAAATCAGGTTAGGTATGATAAGACATTATCTCACCATGAGTACAGTCAAACAGCATTGGATCAGGTTGTCAAGAAAGGCTGGGAAATCTCCATCCTGGCAGAGTGCAGCCTCCAAGTTCCTGTTTCCATTAGACTGCACCAAGCtgtatttttgttacttttttttagttttatcgTGTAAAATGGGCAGCTTTACTGGGCTTCCTAGTTCATATCAGTTAAGCTTTTGAAACAGtcaggtatttttaaatactgctgtGTAGATTCCTTGTTTATTCTGACATATTCTGATTATTTTACTGCAGTTACCTAAGGcagtacttaaaaaaatcagtgcattaatttttttgcagacTTTCAGCTTAGTTTTTATTAATGTTCTTAACACCTCAGATCTGTGGTGAAATGGCTGCATTATTTTTATACTGCAATGAGGCTTATTTATTTAAACCTTCCCATCACCTTTGCAGTCAGACCCAATACCATTGGCTATGAAACTGTGAAActaatgagaaatgaaaaatgaagttgaATTGATTAATTTACTTCTGGtcataaaatacagaaagtgGCAGTATAAAAGGATAAAATACAGTTGAAATTAGGTActcaaatcacagaatcatggaatgggtcGGGTTGAatgggaccttaaagctcatcttattccaacccccctgccatgggcagggatgccttccactagaATTCCAATAGAAATTACTAAGTCTAGGGCAGGGGGAGGAGTCACAAAACTAGTCTGAGAGAAACAAATTTTAACTTGATTATGCCAATTAATTGGCTCCCCATTTGGTCaagttttaaaagctgtttcttgAGTTTTCCCTGGGCTCCACTCATACATCTACATGTCTTGGGCATTGGTTTGATACAGGGGTTTGTGCCTCCGAGAGTATTTTCTGAGAGTTTACATGTCTAAAGAAACTGTCTGGATTACTGTGAAGCTTTTCTTGAATCCTTTCTTGCCTGTCCATTGGTAACTGAACATGACTCTTGGCTGCAAGAGGCCGGTGGGAGGAGGGTGGCAGCTGTGGGTGACACTAACAAGAAGTGGACTATACAGTTCTCCTGCTGACAGATTGGATTTCGGAAGCCCCACCCCCACTGTGgttgtccccagcccagggggTTCTTTCAGTCGATGTTTGTTTGCAGAGGCTGTTTATAGGGCAGCCTGGATCTCTACTGGAGatgcagggaaggagggtgtAGGTGGCATGCAGGCACTTTTCTCATGTGTTAGAAGGTTTCCTAAGCCAGGGTTGTGCTTTTGGGGGAGGCACCCCAGGTGGGATTGAGAGTAGAATTTTGTCATACTCTTTGCTTAAGACTAATCCCTTGAGCTCCCCTAAGGCGCTGGTCTGGGCAGAAAGCTGACACCAGACAGCTTCCAGGGCTGTGTTGTCACAGGGCAAGTGCCAGTGAGGAATAttgggaaggaagagaggagggTTGTCATTCAAATAAGGCATGGCTCTTTTGTGTTGGTGGGTAACATGGCTGACATTTAGGACAGGCAAGAGCAATCCTGAGTACCAAAGGAGACTTTTCCGAATAAGGTCTTTTAGAAACTGAATTAGGAGGAGAAAAACATGCACCTCTATGTTCTTGCAGTAACGTATTCCTTACCTTGTGCCCCACACTTGCAGGGAGAATTAGCAAAGGATGAGAAGACTGGATCAGATGTTAATTCATGGAAATGGAAGCAAGGTATTCAAAGCACTGCTTTAGTCtgaaaagggaagggaatgaaTGCAGTTTTCCCAGGCCTCTAGTGTGTTAAACACTAGCTGGAGCTCCCACGAGCTGTGGCCCCATTGTCCCCAAAGCACCCCTTGTttccctgctgtcaccccaGTTTTCCTGCACAACACTGTGAATATGATTTCAGTAGCTCTTTCtaaaactttgtttttctccattaaaactgctcagagcaggaaatGCTGTCCTACTGCAGGAGCAGATGGGATGTGACCCCCAAACAGGGCACAGATAGTTGCGTAGTGGGAGAAAATTTTAAGAGTTAAGAAGGGAAGTGGCTTTGTATAGCAATTTGCTAATCAAATTTCATCTTGTAACAAGCTTAACTGACAATCAATTTCTAAAATATAAATGCCTCTTAGAGGAAATAGTCAAGTATGTCTTTACCAGAAAGATTTAACTGGGATAACTTAAAAAAGagcatgggattttttttccttttttttttttttttttgatcaatCACTCCAGAAATGGAGTTGCATTAAGCAGCAGCATAATCACAGGACAGTAACTACCTCTCTCTCTTGGAGTGCTGAGGTTACCACACTACACACTCTAGCAGCAAAGCTTTCACTTTAAAGAGATTTGTTTTCCTTACCTCTGTGTTTCAGAAATGCAGGTCTGCTCTGTAAAGTGACTCTATGAAAATGGCATCTGGCAGGAGCAACAGGAGCCCCGTGGGGTCCAGAGTCCTTCTTGGCCTTCAGTTCCTCACTGTGACCCTTTGCAGGTTAGCCATGGGGCTGTGACAGTTCAGGGGGCTTTGTCACCTCCCATGTGCTGTGTGACAGTGAACTGTTCCCTGAGCCAGAGCTGTAAGACCACATTCCTGCACTGGGAAATCAGTTAATGGTGGGAAAGGTGAAGGAGAATCcatctccctcctgcctccaaggcagcaggcagcagtaaaaaaaaaaaagcaataaaataaaatacaaacactTTTATATGCTGTTCATTAGTCAGCAGATCTGACTTTgcaaatttttatatatatatatatacacacacacacacacagagagcaaaTCTCTCATGTGAAAAGgtgccattttttttctaaacagagTCCCTTTCCAAACTAGAACAGCACTTTAAATAGgttcctctaaaaaaaaaaaaaaaaaaaaaaaaaaaaaaaaaaaaaaaaaagcgcaaACCCTTTTCTGCAGCAATGCACTTTAACTGGTCAGACAAGTACAGCTGTGGCTGTCTTGGGACACAGCTGTATaggcaggcagctcctgggcagccacagctcagggggAACAACGTTGCTAGACCCTTGGGCATGGCAGCTCTACCTCCGGCAGCCCCCGGGCTGGCATAGCCCCCatgctgcccagagcagccccgCTGTGCCCAAGCACTGATGGGGCTGGTGGCTGTCAGGGGACTTTGTAATCTGTCAAGAGAAACCCACCCTTGCCTGTCAAGAAGATTTAAACCCCGTTTTTTAGCAGGTCAGAAGTTGCACCCAGTTACAACCCAGctggcagcccagggctgagctAAGCTGAACAGCAAAGCCAGGAGAAAGCTGTTACTggggttgtggggtttttccatAACATGGATATGGAACCCTTGTcagttcagtatttttttttcttttttaatccaaGTTTGTGTGTCCTACATTGATTCTGTTCTGAGCTGGTTTGCAGAGTAACCATTTGTAACAGAAATTGTGCTGTCACCTTCAACTAGTGACCTATAAATCAAACCTTTTTAGGACAAGTGTCCTAACACTCAAGACTTACTTTTCACAGTTAAGAAATTTCCTGCTGTactaattattctttttttattattttattttatttttggttgcAGTccttatttcaagaaaaaaagtctgtgttCAGACTAGTCTGGAGTAGGCTGAAGAGTGAGCCTGCTGTAACTTGTGGATATCAGACTGTTCTTCAGTGATTTTCCAAGCTGTTCCCAAACTGGTCCTCCATGACTGCTTCCCTATTCCCCTTCCAGCAGGCACTGGCCGACAGAAGCTCCATGGCCATTGGGtccagggacagccagcactgctggaggggggtgggcaggggtggcaggggAACCAGAgttgggaaaaggggaaataaaaccAAGGTAGAGGGGACTGTACAATTGCATTGAAAGCAATTTAGCAAAAAGCGCTCTCATCAGACAGCTTTAAGAACAATGTGAATGAATACTTAGCAACTTGGGTAGGAATCTTGGAAAATTCTATAAATGTATACTTGAAattctgtttgtatttaaaaaaaaattgcattttcttctttcttttaacaCTGTGTAAAAGAACATTATGCATGTGAGTGGTTTGAGAATTAAATGGTTTAATACTCAAATCCTTGTCTGTGTCTTATAGCTGACTGGTCCTGACCCATGGATTTTCCATGCCATGAGGGGAGGTCCTGGTCCCGGCTGTGGGCAGCTCCACACTGTCCTAAGCTGAGCAGCTTGGGAGAGGTTGCACAGTGCCAGGCTGTTGTTCCTGGCAACTCAGATGGCTTCTGTCATTTTTGGATGAGCTTTGTCTCACCTCTTCAGCAGGCTCAGCCCTTTTCAGTTGTTCCAGGAGGAACAAGCCTTGTGCTCTTGCTGCAGGCCAAGTTTTGGATGTTTTCCTTgctgcctatggcaggggaaGCATTTTGTTTCAGTGCCATGCTAGGGAGACCCAGGTACTGCCTCAGCCCTCTTCTCTCACTAGCGTGCACCTCCACAGCCTGGAGCACAACTGAAAAAGGCAGAGATTACAGGGGGTTGTTTGTCCCTCAGTGATGTTCACAGGTAGAAGATGGGATCCAGCAAGAAAAGCCACAGTGGTAAATGccagaggagggcagggagaggaaaagctgctttctgaaCTCTTcgttattttcaaaatgcttcttttctccCAGGGTCCCAGCCCTGTGTTACATTCACAGCTTCTTTCCAAGGTACTGTTCCAGGGGAGCATGTCAGCCCCTAAAGCTCTAAGGTTTGCCATAGCCTGTGGGACAATGGAATAGGTGGCTCTCCATGTCCCAATCATATACCACTTCCACACAAGCTCTAACTTTCCTATTAGGAAAAGGAGAGAGTCAAACCCCTGATAGCTTCCAAAACTAGAGACCCAGTGACCTAAGATCTGACCTATCCAAGTTAACTCTCTCACTGCTtggctgctctggcaattcctgCCAAGGTAAGTCTTTACAAAGATGGATATTTTGCTGGTCCTACAAAATCCAGAGTAAATGGCCCACGGGGGAGTGCAACCCACTGTCTGCACGCACCACTTCCATCACCTACAGAGGACAGGAACTGTGTTTTCACTGCCTGATTGGTTTGAAACAACTGTCTAAAATGGAGAAGTCTTCGAAATCTTCTGCATCTTCAGGACAGCCCTGCCAAAGGTCCTACAGCAGTACAGCCACCCTGAGAAGACTAGAGGTCTGATCATATGTGGCCTGGCAGCAGGACATCTCAGCTCCAGAAGTAAACTTGCAggtgaaatgtatttttaacaaagCTACAGGTACTGGTTACCTCACCTGGGCACTGTCATGGTTCATGGGCACCACTGCAATAGTAACTGTTAGTTGAAgtcttaatattaaaaaagagtTTCAAAGCCTTCGCTATGCAAGACTGTCACTAGTGACTCTTAGTACCTGGGCACACAGGATATACCAGAGCTGCTGGCAAGCAGGGCACAGCTGTTTGGCAGCTCCTCCACCCacatggagctgcagaaggGTGTTCGTGGCCCAGCCAGCGCAAGCCTtatggctgctgctgttccactgACCTCTCCAATGTGGGGCCCCTTTTGttggaaaagaagaatttaagtAAGTCTAGGAAGTGGCTTACTGTAAACCGTGCATTCAGAGAGCAGTCTGTTACATACAGATCTATAGGTTTTAATGAACCAAGCGATCAGAGTTACAGCTTGAGGCCTGAAAGGGAGGAAGGTTGGgcacaggaaggacagcagTGCTGGACTTAGGTGCCATGAAAATACTGGTGCCAGATGAAATTCAGCTTTCCTTGCCATGGAGGacaggtgaggtgaggtgacCTATGAGCCCCCTCACCCAACatggcagggaggagcagggacagcccaaCTGGACACagtccctccctgcagctggcaccAAATAGCAAGACCAAccaccccaggagcagcccatgCTTTGTGGCAATACCCCACCTCCCATTTTcctgaggcagaggagggagaagcaAGGCCCTACCAGCCCCTTTAGGAGCAAGGATCAGCTATCCTGCCCATGAAGATGATGGTGTTGAGGGCAGCTTCCCGgatgaaaagcaggaagggCCTGTTGGCGTTGAAGATTTTTCTGTTCATAGGGAAAGAACGGCCAGAGATGGTAACAGCTGTAGCAGCTGATGCCTCACTGCCTTCTTCATTCACCTGCCAACCAAGAGAGAAGATGGGATTAAAATACAGGCATTATGCAGCATGGAGAGGGTTCACCCTCCTCTTCCACAAAAAGCAGGGGCCAACCTCCCTCCAAAGCCCCAGATGGGTGAGGAAGTGAACAGTGTAGGTTcagagctattttttttcctttaacatttcatgtttttaaaaagcaagaggaaGACACACCGGCACAAAACAAGGCTCACCTCAAGGAAGGCTTTGTGGAAAGCCTCAGAAACGTACAGATCTGTGCGGCCCTCTGCGATGATacctgaaatacaaaaatatacaaaggTAAAACTCTGAGTTTAGAGGCAGCTCAAGAAAGAACACATTCCCATCCTTCATGGCCTGGAATCAGGCAGACGAGACAGCATGGCTGCCCTAAAACAAAAACCTCCATGTGCAACTGACTGCTAAACTGCCATATcctcagtgcagagcagggctgagtgTCCATGGTGGGACTTTACCAGAGTCCATCACTGACTGCAGCAACGTATAAATGCTTTCATGTTCTTGTTCCTCATGTGCTGCTGCACCTACTGCCCTGCCATCTAGGGAGGAATGGCTGCCCCTCACCTCTACTCTGCACTGCCCTATCTCCACATCTCACCTGGGAGTCTAGCATTTTCCGGACTGAAGAGATCTTCCAGCCCCATTTTCCTTAGCTTTTCCTTGACACTGAAGCTGTCCTCAACGTGGAAGCGAGGGAGGTAGACAAAGAGAGACACCTCCTTCATGGAGTCtatccagccctgcagcttctCCGACGTCAGGTCTCGCTCCACCTCCTCCAATGGtgtcccagcactgggcaggaCCAGCACCATTGTGATATCGTCCCCTTTGtaaggcagctccagcacctggactTTGTCCTGGGGGATGAATGTATAGTGGAATTTGGACTCCTGGTACATAGTTGGGACTTTGCAGGTCTCACCACTGGCTTTATGAAATGTATCCAGTTTTGTGTTTGGAGCTGGGAACTGCGATTTCCAGTGCCCCTaaaaaggagaggggggaaaacaAACATGAGCACCATGTCTCCTCCAGGGAAGTGTGCTGCTCTTCCAGTTTTTTAGCTGTACCTTAAAATAAATGGTGTTGACTAGGACCAAGACAGTGAGATCATCAATACCACTTTCTGGGATCACTTCTGTAATGCGCTTCTCTGTCTTATTAGCCACCCACTCATTAATAATCTGCCTGGAAAGTTCTGGCTTCTCCTAGAAGAAGAGACCAAAAAAAGGTTAAACCAAGGGTTTTAAACACCTCTGTACCCCTCCTGCAGGAGACAGGTTCACAGGGTATGTGCTGGGGGAGAACAATGAAGTTTAGGTATGACAAGCGGGGATGTGGCTGTGGTTAAGGTGAGATGAAGCGAGAGGAGCTGCATCCCAGATTTCCTACTGCCTTCACCCATGTTCCACACACCCACAGCAGAGGACTTCCTCTGGGCAAAAAACAGGGATACAGCTAAAGCAGGAGGACTGGAGGTGGGGGGTggaaccaaacaaaacagcaaaatttgAGTAGTTCAAACTCACTTTGAAGTTCAAGGGCCAGAGTTTTGCTCCATAAACGATTTCACTGATGTTCTGGTAAGTCTCATTAAACACCAAAGATTTCTCCCCGAAGAGGCGGTTGGCCGATACCAGCTCTGAGGATTTGTTGGCTTTCTTGTAAAGGCGGCAGTTCAGCTTGGCAAAGAAGAAGTGGATCTGATCTGATGTCTTCTCTGAAATGGTGTCAAATCGAAAAACCTGGACAAGCCAAACAGCAACAAGGAATCCATGAGGAGGCTCTTGTGCTCCTGGGCCCCAGAGCAAGTGGTGGTGCAGCCTTTGCCTCAACAGCAAGAAATCTGCAGGCCCTCAGAGCTTCACCTTCCATGTGTAATTGGGAACCCTAATCTATGGAAAATCAACACATCACCAGCCCAAGACCTCCTTTGGAGAGTCTAAATGGAGGATTAAAGTCTGCACAGTCTGCAGCACAGAGGTGCTGCTCCTCTTTCCAACACCAGTTTTCTTGCTCTCTATACTCTGCCTTTGACTGGCGCCAGCTTCCCCTTTAAGTGCTGTTAAAATTAACACAGTGTTCATAACTCCCTACCACACCCCAGAGATGAGCATTGCACCAACAGGGCCTAGAAGCAGCTCTTGGGTTATACCAGGTCATGGGA
This genomic window contains:
- the RC3H1 gene encoding roquin-1 isoform X8; amino-acid sequence: MHLFVVCLLSVWGLAAPEHYTVEDICTAKPRDIPVNPICIYRNPEKKPQEGEGQDPAKDKLPESTNPRVWELSKANSRFAVIFYKYLADSKDNGENIFMSPLSISTAFAMTKLGACGSTLQQLMEVFRFDTISEKTSDQIHFFFAKLNCRLYKKANKSSELVSANRLFGEKSLVFNETYQNISEIVYGAKLWPLNFKEKPELSRQIINEWVANKTEKRITEVIPESGIDDLTVLVLVNTIYFKGHWKSQFPAPNTKLDTFHKASGETCKVPTMYQESKFHYTFIPQDKVQVLELPYKGDDITMVLVLPSAGTPLEEVERDLTSEKLQGWIDSMKEVSLFVYLPRFHVEDSFSVKEKLRKMGLEDLFSPENARLPGIIAEGRTDLYVSEAFHKAFLEVNEEGSEASAATAVTISGRSFPMNRKIFNANRPFLLFIREAALNTIIFMGRIADPCS
- the RC3H1 gene encoding roquin-1 isoform X7, with the translated sequence MEATSAKCRTMHLFVVCLLSVWGLAAPEHYTVEDICTAKPRDIPVNPICIYRNPEKKPQEGEGQDPAKDKLPESTNPRVWELSKANSRFAVIFYKYLADSKDNGENIFMSPLSISTAFAMTKLGACGSTLQQLMEVFRFDTISEKTSDQIHFFFAKLNCRLYKKANKSSELVSANRLFGEKSLVFNETYQNISEIVYGAKLWPLNFKEKPELSRQIINEWVANKTEKRITEVIPESGIDDLTVLVLVNTIYFKGHWKSQFPAPNTKLDTFHKASGETCKVPTMYQESKFHYTFIPQDKVQVLELPYKGDDITMVLVLPSAGTPLEEVERDLTSEKLQGWIDSMKEVSLFVYLPRFHVEDSFSVKEKLRKMGLEDLFSPENARLPGIIAEGRTDLYVSEAFHKAFLEVNEEGSEASAATAVTISGRSFPMNRKIFNANRPFLLFIREAALNTIIFMGRIADPCS